DNA from Brachyhypopomus gauderio isolate BG-103 unplaced genomic scaffold, BGAUD_0.2 sc832, whole genome shotgun sequence:
TTCAGTCAATGCAAGACTACTAAATTACAAAATGTGAAAATCTTGGTTTTATCATTCCAGATCCGTGATCCATGTTTGTAATAATGTTCAGGTTTGGACAGTAAATGGTTGTCTATGGCCTGTTCCTACAATCTTCCTACATTATCAGGGACTGTATTCCACACAGcctaggtgtgtttgtgtagaccTTCCTCATCTAGACACAACAACAAAGAGCTTCCTTTAAAAATGAACAGCATTAAATATGaacaatatataaaatattagaCCATGTTGTCTATATGCAAGAACATTCTATATTACTGTATTTTAAAggactttttttttacaaacccacccccaccccctattAAAGATGCGCACGTGAACTTTCTTTTCTACTAGAGGGCAAACAGTAACACTGGTCAAGAGGGCTCCTGAAAATTGTGTTCTGATAATGTAAAATGCCGTCGCCCGCACACTGCAAAGTTAGAGCTACGTTCTATAGCGCCACTTTTCTCCGTGTACAGATTTGCTCTGCGCATCTTTAAACATTGTTGCCTCAATCGATAGTACTTAAGACAATGAAAAAAGCACCACAAAATTTATACAGAGATCTAATCGTACGATGATATGTACAATGTAGGCCATTGAAGTCAAAggcagagagcgagagaagacatggagagagggagagagacagagagagagagagagagagagagcaaaaaacACTTAATCAAACTCAGAGCCCGTCATGCAggttgatatatatatacacaggaaACCTGAGGAGTTTCACCTCTTTGTTACAGGTGGtatccaggacacacacacacacacacacacacacacacacacgtgtgtgtgctgcaggttATGTGTGGGCGAGTCCAGCAGTGCTGATGCCAGTAAGGGCTCaacgttttttctctttttacaTGGTGTCGGTCCTTGTCGGCCgtgatttaattttttttccatttcataTGAAGACGGGTGGAAcgcagaaaaacaaaacaaaaacaaaccatcTTTTGGACCGGAGAGATGATCCACCCGTACTGTGCAAAGGAGTGTGTGAGATTGAGGTGGTAGGTGCTCTGCTTCTAGGGCTCCTCGCCCGAGGAACAGCCAGCCGCCGAGCCGTCTGTGGGCTCCGGGGAGGGCGAGGGGGTGGCGCTGGCGGGGGCAGCAGGGGCAGAagcagaggtggaggtggagggaggggcggaGGTGGAGGCAGGGGCGGAGGCTTTGACATCAGTGGAGCTGTGGTTTTTGTCTGCACTGCTCCCCTCCGTGGAGCTTTGTCCATCCTGGCCCTCTGAGTTCTCCAGCATCTCCTGGATGAGGGGCGGCATGGAACCggggatctccatcttcagagAGATGACGCGCTCCGCAcctagagacagagagagagagagagagagagagagagagagagagagagagagagagagagagatagagagagatagatagatagatagaagttGGTTAATGTGTCTACACTCGTCCAAACTTCCATCCTTGCCACGACTCCTGTACCTTTGGCGCTGATGCTGCGGAGGTCTGTGATCTTCATGAGGGTCTTGGGGAACATGTGGGGCTTGCTGGGCCTGCGCTTCCTCACGTAGATCTTCAGTGCCTCCAGCAGGGGCTCCTGCAGCTGGTCCACCTTCGACGGCTCCTCCAAGTCCTGCCGATCTGGTCCAGAAAAACAACAGCCAGGTCCTCCATTATATACTCAGCTACGACACTTAGCATCTCATACACCTATGAGTCCCACAACTTTCTAAGGTTTATTAAGCACCTAAAGAAATCCTGTAAACATAACCCAAACTCCACCACTGTAAAATCACCAGTGAGTTACTACTTTATTCACACCACTTGTTTTTGATATAATAAATGTTGATCCACCATCTCTgtgtcatgtgttattattgatCCTTCTATTGTGCTCGATCCAAATGCCACATCTAAAATCAACTCCAGACGTCTTCTTAGATCTACTGTACTGTGCATGAAACTACCAACAAAATGACAACACAGCCAGCCAAGAAATAACTGAACATCCAAATGTCCAATTACTTACAGCATATACAcacgtacatactgtacattaatgcattcattcattcatcagcAGTTCAGGGGTGAACAGAAGCCTTTGTGAACAGCACAGGGTCCCAACCCTGAACACAGTGCCAGTCCATCACAGTTTCCAATCCCAACTTACTCCAAAATAAGAAGGAGTGCAATAAAGTTCCCTACACCACTGACCTGATATGGACAATGACCACTGTAACTCCACAGACACTTCAAATTCAAACAGACTGGACAACATACTCTGACAGAGGGGATTTAAATATGAAGGTGTTGTGCTAGGTGACTCATAGCCTCTAGGTGGCAGTGTCGCTGTGAAAATGACCCTTAACAGCTCGGTAGCACgttaaccctcacacactgcgATGCTTTTCTTAGCATACCTCTGGATTATGCAAGCGTGTGTAATGCTGGGCGCAGCACTGGCCTTTGAGACCCCTGAGTCAAATATATCATGCTCACACAGGCACACCTTATTCTGAGACAAAACTGTGGGAATGAggaagtgtgtgggagtgtaagtgtgtgtgtgtgtgtgtgtgtgttctggcagTACAGAAAACTAGCCCTGGGAGACAGTGAGATATCCTGAGGGCTCTAATTTCCTGTGCAGTGGGgatggtgtacacacacacacacacacacacacacacacacacacacacacacacacacacacacacacacagacacacacacaggaggcaTGCTTAAACTCAATAATAACACGTAGCACATATGCGTCTCGTCATGCCAGCTCTGAGGTGCCCACATATCAGAGGGGACCTAGCAGCGCTCCCTGTCTTATTTCATTAGACGTTATTTAATTCGGGAGCTCACACAGAGACGAGCTCGCACCTTTCACACTGCGCCCGGATTCATATCCATGACTGAAGGGAGCTTGACTTGTAAATGACATGACTCGCAGTTATGAGGTGACTAGTCAAACTAGTCAGGTACAGCCCGCGATCACATCCCTCCTTTCCCAAAACGGGCTCTCAGTGGAGCGGCTTTGTGAGGGCAACATGTGACTATTTTTATATAGTCATATAATATACTGAAATATGTACTGTTGCCAGGCATATCTGTTGCAGTTTTTAAACAACGCTCATCGTGTCTTAATGTCCAATTGCACTGTCATTAAAATggaattaattattattatttgatggGGATATAACTGGCCATACAGCTTTGAGCAATGTAGCCCTCCACCAGGgcagactgggggggggggtagttaaCAAGGTGCTAAGCTGCTCTTGGGAGCACCACTCAAGTGCTGGCAGTCCTGACACACAGAAGGCGTGACGGCGATGGTGATGAGCGGGATGTCTCGTTACCTCAGTTCAAACCACCAGCAGAACCGGATTCAACGGACCATACAAACAACGTGCCATCAGCCTCTCTTCTGGTGTCAGGCTCCCTCTTTTCCAAACGATTATTTTCCTAAGGTGGGATTATTTCTTTCTCGCTGTTCTTGTTCGCTGGTGGTTTGTGAACAGCCACTGCTGCTGTCCGGCTACACGGGGCTCTTGGCTGAGTTCACAGACAGCGGAGCAACCAGCTAAGAAAGTTACAGTCTCATTCAGTACCAGTTCCCAGTTatgtctcctctcctcacagCAACAAGTTCCTGATAACACGACTAGCGGTTGGGTAGTGGAATACTTTAGATTCATCTCCAGGGCCCTCTCTATCACACAACATTGCCACACACTTCCTGTTACAGGGTCCCATGTGACCAGTTCTCAGCTGCATCGGCAGcgctctatgtgtgtgtgtgtgtgtgtgtgtgtgtgtgtgtgtgtgtgtgtgtgtgtgtgtgtgtgtgtgtgtgtgtgtgtgtgtgtggtgcccaCCTCCGGAGATGAGGCAGATGGCTGAGAGCAGGCCCGTCTCCGTGTCGTCCATCTCAATGGGCAGGAGCTGGTTTGCGAATGTGAACACCAGGTCCGTGAGCGGCCCGAAGCCTGCGTTGTGCATCTGTGTGCGGTTCAGGGTCAGCCCGTCCGAGAAGGTCATGGTGTCCTGGTCCGGAGTGTAGCGCGTGCAGATACGCAGGAtctgtgcccacacacacacacacacacacacacacacacacacacacacacacacacacacacacacacacacacagctagatTATTATTGTGGGGTTGCAGGGCTCATGACTCTGAGTTTGTTAGTGATTTCGAGGACACAAAAGGTGAAGTGTCTGCCTGCTGTTTGCAGCTACCATGTCCGAGGGTCTGTGTTTAATTACAGCCCACACCCGTGTCTCTAAGTACACTGCCCAGATGCATTTCCATGCATAATACACTGTCCACGCGCACGTCTCTGAGCCCAGAGTGAGgattgtgtttatgtgtgcacaTATACATGAGCTGTGCACATGTGCGTAATACACAgtgagaggtggtgtgtgtgggggaagaAGAGGCATTGTGGATGGCTGATATATGAGCCCTTTGAAGCAGATGCTGACAGTGATTGGCACCAACGTCAAGAAGATGAAACGGAATAAAACATGGCTGCTGGCTGGGCtcgagtgcacacacacacacacacacacacacacacacacacacacacttattgtTTGATCCACCCTCTAAAGCCAAACTCCACAGTACAATGCCGCAGTGAACAGACATCACAGAGGACGAGGTGAAGCCGGCTtgggatcagtgtgtgtgtgtgtgtgtgtgtgtgtgtgtgtgtatgagagagatacATAGTGGCTGCAAATGTGATGTGAAGGCGAAggttgtattttgtattttcagAATAATAATCATGAATTTCCACCAACATATTCAAAACTTTAAAGATcctctttgaaaacaacaaaacaacatacATGGCAAACTGTTGCAAAAATGGCCcccgtgctgtgtgtgtgtgtgtgtgtgtgtgtgtgtgtgtgtgtgtgtgtgtgtgtgtgtgtgtgtgtgtgtgtgtgtgtgtgtgggtgtgtgtgtgtgtgtgtgtgtgtgtgtgtgtgtgtgtgtgcctgggtgtgtgtgtgtgtttgagttaaGGGAGGAGAGAGCGGAGCCGTCAGGGACACACAGCGGCTTCAGGCCCCAGCTTCTTGTGTGCTGTATTAAAGTCAATTTCTAATCACCCCCCCAACCACATacaaacagccacacacacaaactcactcacTGATAAGGAACATCCTGTTTGCTTAAAGACATTCTGCCAATCCATCTGTTAAGAGGACACACTCTTCccaacctccctctctccctccctccctccctccctgtgttGGAGGAAACAGAGCCATGCCAAAAATAAACTGTCGGCAGCGTTCCCCGACGGTACCGGggacctctccctctctgctcgAAAAACAGCATGGGGTCACGTGTGGGGTCACGCGTGTTCACGATGTCGGCGCTGCCCAGCTGCGCGCTCGGCATGGAATCCGCACGAAATATGTCAGCGCCCGACACCCTGACTCGACACCCTCGGACTCGTCCGTCCGCCGACCCCGGAAAGGCGAAGGTGGTTTTATATGAAGAAGCTGCATGCGCGTGAGCGTGGCTGCTACTGCTGCAGGAAGATGAAGCTCTACTTGGGGTCATGGTGACAACCACCACTGGCCACCTGAGGTCAGTGGTGTGGCTCAGCGTCAGACCACCTCCACACAGGtaggggtagagaggtagaggtagagaggtagaggtttagagagaggtagaggtttagaggtagagaggtagagaattagaggtagagaggtagaggtagagagaggtagaggtatagagaggtagaggtttagaggtagagaggtagagaggtagaggtagagagaggtagaggtatagagagaggtagaggtttagaggtagagaggtagagaattAGAGGTAGagatgtagaggtagagaggtagaggtagagagaggtagaggtagagaggtagagaattAGAGGTAGagatgtagaggtagagagaggtagaggtttagagatagagaggtagaggtagagagaggtagaggtttAGAGGTAGAGATGTAGAGGTAGAGAATTAGAGGTAGAgatagaggtagaggtagaggcagagagaaagaggtagaggtagagaggtagagttagcgagagagaggtagagaggtagagagaaagaggtagagaaagagaggtagaggtagagagagagcggTAGAGAGAGTTGCTTTGGGTGCTGCTGGCTCATTGTtttgtctccatctctccctccccaatCGTTAAGGATGGTGCTAATCAAATCAAGCAGTGATTTGTCCCTCTtctcctttttctttctttccctctccccttctctctccctctttctccctttccctctttctccctccctatcCCGctatcactctctccttctctctcccctcactctccctctttcttcctctctcattttctctgcctctctgctctGTTTCTCACTCATTACCACGGCAACCTGAGTTCAGCAGTCTCCACATGCATTTGTGCACgtgggtgcacacacacacacacacacacacacacacacacacacacacacacacacacacacacacacacacacacacacacacacacacacacacacatacacgaccAGAGGGGCCTCACGCTAGAAGTGGCCCACATTTCCATCAAAGGCGGAAGACAAACAGGGAGTTGAGCAGATCCTTCAGCTACAGAAACatctggtgtgtgaggtgaggcagAGGGGGCAGTATGTCCAGGTTAACCAACGAGGTCTCATCAATACCAGCTAGGAGCGGGTTGGACCGAGGAACGCAGCACACCTGTGGACTTACACACTTACAAGTTGTTCTCAATTACTAAAACACAAAACTCTGTTGTCTGAACCAAATTCTCAGTGTCCTAAATCCATTTATTAAAAGT
Protein-coding regions in this window:
- the LOC143508202 gene encoding retinoic acid receptor beta-like, which produces VRNDRNKKKKESPKPELAESYELTAELEAIIEKIRRAHQETFPSLCQLGKYTTNSSADHRVRLDLGLWDKFSELATKCIIKIVEFAKRVPGFTGLTIADQITLLKAACLDILILRICTRYTPDQDTMTFSDGLTLNRTQMHNAGFGPLTDLVFTFANQLLPIEMDDTETGLLSAICLISGDRQDLEEPSKVDQLQEPLLEALKIYVRKRRPSKPHMFPKTLMKITDLRSISAKGAERVISLKMEIPGSMPPLIQEMLENSEGQDGQSSTEGSSADKNHSSTDVKASAPASTSAPPSTSTSASAPAAPASATPSPSPEPTDGSAAGCSSGEEP